The following proteins are co-located in the Pedobacter sp. FW305-3-2-15-E-R2A2 genome:
- a CDS encoding sialate O-acetylesterase, which produces MSQIKQVLFFLCFSLFLAFQGYTQIRLPKLICDSMVLQRDVELKIWGWASPGERINISFNGKKSKTVAGVNGKWLAKFPAMKAGGPFNMELKGRNTIVLKDILIGDVWLCAGQSNMVHQMKVHNITYAADISGANYPQIRQYRIPTVTGLTGPLEDLPQSHWKSANPKDINDFSVLAYFFAKQIFTKYGIPIGIINSSVGGTTIESWTSEDGLMDIGGWRDIITRNKDTAYVNGVNRRALSTSVKKNISTDQGLTGSVKWYDPQYVPKGWRNINIPGYWEDQGIRDLDGVVWYRREFDIPAAMVGVPALVHLGRIVDADRFYINGQQVGSTGYQYPQRRYHLDPGVLKTGKNIFVIRVENSSGKGGFVPDKPYFIEAGDQSIDLKGDWRYKVGEVYLPAVKPGPYGISEQAQPTALYNAMIAPLTNYGLKGVLWYQGESNVGNAGAYKELLPALIMDWRNQFARPDLPFYYVQLPNHGDMRYQPAESNLALLREASLQTLKVPLTGMAVTIDLGEWNDIHPDNKKDVGDRLALIARHFTYGEKDLVYSGPVFQSSEIKGNQIVVSFNNVGSGLTTNDGEPLSQFEIAAEDKKFVWASAKIEGTKVVVWSDQIARPKYVRYAWADNPVNPNLYNLEKLPASPFRTDK; this is translated from the coding sequence ATGAGCCAGATTAAGCAGGTTTTATTTTTTTTATGCTTTAGTTTATTTCTTGCCTTTCAGGGCTATACACAGATCAGACTGCCAAAATTAATCTGCGACAGCATGGTGCTGCAACGCGATGTGGAGCTTAAAATCTGGGGATGGGCCTCTCCTGGTGAAAGGATCAATATTAGTTTTAACGGTAAAAAGTCAAAGACGGTTGCCGGCGTCAATGGAAAATGGCTAGCTAAATTTCCAGCCATGAAAGCTGGTGGTCCCTTTAACATGGAGCTTAAAGGAAGGAATACAATCGTATTGAAGGACATCTTAATTGGCGATGTCTGGTTATGTGCCGGACAATCCAATATGGTTCATCAGATGAAAGTGCATAACATCACCTACGCCGCTGATATTTCCGGTGCAAACTATCCTCAAATCAGGCAATACCGGATTCCTACGGTTACGGGTTTAACCGGCCCTTTAGAAGACCTTCCGCAAAGTCATTGGAAATCTGCCAATCCAAAAGACATTAATGACTTTTCTGTGCTGGCTTATTTTTTTGCAAAACAAATCTTTACGAAATATGGAATTCCTATAGGCATCATTAATTCAAGTGTTGGTGGTACCACTATAGAATCATGGACAAGTGAGGATGGATTGATGGATATTGGTGGCTGGAGGGATATCATTACCCGTAATAAAGACACCGCATATGTGAACGGAGTTAATCGCAGGGCACTTTCTACATCTGTTAAGAAAAACATAAGTACAGATCAGGGGCTGACAGGCAGTGTGAAGTGGTATGATCCTCAATATGTGCCAAAGGGATGGAGGAACATCAATATTCCGGGTTATTGGGAGGATCAGGGCATTCGTGATCTGGATGGGGTGGTTTGGTATCGCAGAGAATTTGATATTCCGGCCGCTATGGTTGGAGTTCCTGCACTTGTTCACCTGGGTAGAATTGTGGATGCCGACCGGTTTTATATCAATGGGCAACAGGTTGGCAGTACTGGTTATCAATATCCACAGCGGAGGTATCACCTGGACCCGGGCGTATTGAAAACCGGAAAAAATATTTTTGTGATCAGGGTGGAAAACTCATCCGGAAAGGGTGGTTTTGTACCTGATAAACCTTATTTCATCGAGGCAGGTGATCAATCCATTGATTTAAAAGGAGATTGGCGATATAAGGTGGGAGAGGTTTACCTTCCCGCAGTTAAGCCGGGGCCTTATGGGATTTCGGAACAAGCCCAACCCACTGCGCTTTACAACGCGATGATCGCGCCATTAACCAATTATGGTTTAAAGGGGGTACTTTGGTACCAGGGCGAAAGCAATGTAGGAAATGCAGGGGCCTATAAAGAATTATTGCCTGCGCTTATCATGGATTGGAGAAATCAGTTTGCCAGACCTGATCTGCCGTTTTATTATGTACAGCTGCCCAATCATGGAGATATGCGTTATCAGCCGGCAGAAAGTAACCTGGCCTTACTGAGAGAAGCGAGCCTGCAGACTTTAAAAGTACCTCTTACCGGAATGGCAGTTACCATTGATCTTGGAGAATGGAACGATATTCATCCGGATAATAAAAAAGATGTAGGGGATAGGCTGGCGCTGATTGCCCGACATTTTACTTATGGGGAAAAAGACCTGGTTTACTCCGGTCCGGTTTTTCAATCTTCGGAAATTAAAGGAAATCAGATTGTCGTCAGTTTTAATAATGTTGGCAGTGGCCTGACCACAAATGACGGAGAACCACTTTCTCAATTTGAGATTGCAGCTGAGGATAAAAAGTTTGTCTGGGCCAGTGCAAAAATAGAGGGTACTAAAGTTGTGGTCTGGTCCGATCAGATCGCCCGTCCGAAGTACGTTCGCTACGCCTGGGCAGATAATCCTGTTAATCCGAACTTATATAACCTGGAAAAATTACCGGCATCTCCATTTCGGACAGACAAATAA
- a CDS encoding transketolase: protein MKHTINELEDIAAQVRRDIVRMVHACQSGHPGGSLGCADFMTALYFEILNHATDFKMDGKNEDLFFLSNGHISPVFYSVLARSGYFDVAELATFRKLNSRLQGHPTTHEGLPGIRIASGSLGQGMSVAIGAAQAKKLNKDRSIVFVLLGDGELQEGQNWEAIMYASHNKVDNLIAAVDYNGQQIDGPTEKVLSLENLQAKFEAFGWHVINSDGNDMDAIVKALSNAKSLTGKGKPILNLMSTQMGAGVDFMMGSHKWHGVAPNDEQLEAALTQLNTTLKDY from the coding sequence ATGAAACACACAATTAATGAATTAGAAGATATCGCCGCTCAGGTAAGAAGGGATATTGTTAGAATGGTACATGCCTGCCAATCGGGACACCCGGGAGGATCATTGGGCTGTGCAGATTTTATGACTGCATTGTATTTTGAAATCCTGAACCATGCTACTGATTTTAAAATGGATGGAAAAAATGAAGATTTGTTTTTTCTGTCAAACGGGCACATTTCGCCGGTTTTTTACAGTGTTCTCGCCAGGTCAGGATACTTTGATGTTGCTGAACTTGCTACGTTTAGAAAATTGAATTCGAGGTTGCAGGGCCACCCCACTACTCATGAAGGGCTTCCTGGCATTAGAATCGCCTCCGGCTCTTTAGGACAGGGCATGTCGGTCGCTATTGGTGCAGCTCAGGCAAAAAAGCTAAATAAAGACCGTTCTATCGTATTTGTTCTGCTCGGTGACGGTGAATTGCAGGAAGGACAGAACTGGGAAGCGATCATGTATGCATCCCATAATAAAGTAGATAACCTGATTGCTGCTGTCGATTATAACGGTCAGCAGATCGATGGTCCTACCGAAAAAGTATTGTCACTGGAAAACCTGCAGGCAAAATTTGAAGCTTTTGGATGGCATGTGATCAATTCAGATGGCAATGATATGGACGCTATCGTGAAAGCTTTGTCTAATGCCAAATCGCTGACAGGCAAAGGAAAACCAATTTTAAACTTAATGAGTACGCAAATGGGGGCTGGTGTTGATTTCATGATGGGATCACATAAATGGCATGGTGTTGCTCCGAATGATGAACAGCTTGAAGCCGCTTTAACT